The following is a genomic window from Armatimonadota bacterium.
GGGCGATCCTGTGCCAGGGTACGCAGGCAACTTCGGACGTCTCCGCATTCGCAGAGGACTGCTGCACCTTCACTGTCATCCCGACCATGCCCTCAGGCAGCGTTTCATGCCCCTGTGGGAGAACCGACACAAGAAGCGCATCGCCCGCGGAAGACTGGTTGAACATAGCCTGCAAGCAACAGCGCACCAACTGGCGCAACGCCGACGGCACACCCCAGGCCAGCACTGGGCGCACCGCGTTCCTGAGCCTGGCGTCCAGTTTCACGCCCCGACTCTCCGCGAGACGAGCGATCTCATGGATCGATCGCTCGGCGAGCTCCGTAAGGTCCACCTCGCGGTGCTCCGACCGGATCCACAGGGCGGCGTCGGCGAGGGTGATGAGATCGTCCAGCGCCCAGGCGATGAACTGTG
Proteins encoded in this region:
- a CDS encoding HAMP domain-containing histidine kinase: MSAAAEASHPVPGEAPADFPVIDSRFAHALAHEIRSPLTAIQMCAETLGTSHSQDMKCRYCGIIVDQAQFIAWALDDLITLADAALWIRSEHREVDLTELAERSIHEIARLAESRGVKLDARLRNAVRPVLAWGVPSALRQLVRCCLQAMFNQSSAGDALLVSVLPQGHETLPEGMVGMTVKVQQSSANAETSEVACVPWHRIALVTAARVAGEHGGMIGDLNDGGPGIRVLLPAPGWTKGLQ